The window CCTACACCGGTCCTTGCTACCGCTGTCTCTTCGCCCAGCCACCCCCACCTGAGTTGTCGCCGAACTGTGCCGAAGCCGGTGTCTTCGGAGTACTGCCCGGCATCATCGGTTCGATCCAGGCGATGGAGGCGATAAAGCTCCTTCTCGGTGTGGGCGATCTCCTGGCGGGACGCCTGCTGCTCTACGACGCCCTTGAGCAGGATTTTTCGACCGTCAGATTGAACCGAAACCCAGCATGCCCCGCATGCGGTGACCCGGCCAACCCCCCGCTCTTGGTCGACTATGACGCATCTTGCCGTCCGGTTGCCAGCGCCGTCTGACGTCGGACTCGATCACTCGGACTCGATCAATCGGGCTCGATGCCGAGTGGTTGCGCCACCCTGTCCCGAATTTCCCAGGCGGTGATTAGACCTTTGGAGACGATCAGGTAGGCCCAATCGGGCTCGTTGGCCAATGCCAGATCAGTCCTCGAAGGGTGATCGGGCCCATCGGTGTGGGAATGAAACGCTCCGATGAGGTCCCAGCCGTTTGCGACGGAGTGCTTCCACGAACGGAAATGCTCGACCGGGTCGATCGTGAACGCGGTTGGGGAGTGCTGCAAGTTCGTGAGTGGATATACGAATCGAACCACTTCCATGTTGCCGGCTAGCGCTTTCTCCCCGGCTAAAAGGCCGCAGCACTCTTCT is drawn from Acidimicrobiia bacterium and contains these coding sequences:
- a CDS encoding M67 family metallopeptidase is translated as MRRLLLPAGAAEAIRTHEMSSLPEECCGLLAGEKALAGNMEVVRFVYPLTNLQHSPTAFTIDPVEHFRSWKHSVANGWDLIGAFHSHTDGPDHPSRTDLALANEPDWAYLIVSKGLITAWEIRDRVAQPLGIEPD